TTATTTTTTTAGAAAGCGTGGCTGGATTGTCCTCGTCGATGCCTTTTACAAAAAGGTGCCCGACCATGATGATCTGCGCTCTACCAGTACTTATGGCGTCTTTATATGGTAGCAGCGCATCTTTACTTAGCGTGACTTCGCTCTTATTTTTATGCGAGTCCTCTTTTGAGCTGCCATGTCCTGGGAAGTGCTTAAGCGTCGTTAGGATGCCCTGCTCTTTAAATGCGTCCATAAAAGCATCAGCATAGATCACCACCTTACTTGCATACTCGCTAAACGCCCTTTGCTTAGCAGCGATGATCGGCGAGTTTTCATCGTGCAGATCAACCACTGGGGCGAAATTTAAATTTATGCCACACTCCTTTAAATTTATAGCCATTTTTGAGTAGAGATCGTATGCGCTTTTGATATCAAGCGTGCTTGCGACCTCATATGCACTAGGATATGGGCCATCAAAGCTCTTATCCTTCATGCGGCTAACATTGCCGCCCTCTTCGTCGATAGCGATAAAAATTTTAGGACTTTTTTCTTTGATTGCTTTTATACTAGATTTTAGCTGGGCTTTGTTGGTGACATTTCTACCAAGTAGCATCACACCACCAAATCTCTCATATCCAGCGTCGCTTAGCATAGCGCGAAACGCAGCGTCTTTTGTGCTAGCTCCGTTAAAGCCAACCATTATCATCTGCGAGATTTTGGCCCTTAGGCTCACCTCAGCGCCATTTAGCCCCAGAGCAAAGATGGCTACAAAAAGTATAAATTTAAAAGCTCTCATCTTCTTCCCAAAAGCGATTTTACGCTCTCAAAAACGTCTTTGCCATTTAGCATATTTTCAACCTCACTAGCGATAGGCACATATATGCCCTTTTCTTTGGCGATCTTGCTAATAGCCCTTGCAGTATCGACGCCCTCGGCCACCTCGCCAAGCTCATTTAAAATTTTCTCTAATCTCTCGTGCCTTGCGATGCCAAGGCCTACGCGGTAGTTGCGTGAAAGTATCGATGAAGCGGTCAAGAAAAGATCTCCTGCACCGCTTAGCCCCATAAATGTCTCATCTTTTGCACCAAAAAATTTACCAAATCTAGCCATCTCTACAAGCCCACGCGAAATGAGGCTCGCCCTTGCGTTATTACCAAGACCAAGGCCGTCACAGATGCCGCCAGCTATGGCGATCACGTTTTTATACGCCCCGCACACTTCAGCACCGATCACGTCATCAGAGGTGTATGCTTTCATGTAGCTTGGGAAAAATGAGGCAAATTTTGAAGCTAAATTTTGGTTTTTAGAATTTACCACCAAGGCGCAAGGCAGCTTTTGCATGATCTCTTTTGCAAAGGTCGGCCCTGAAAGAAAGGCTAAATTTTCTCTATCAACAAAGTCTTCATAAATTTCATTTAAAAATTTAAGATTTGCCGTGTCTATGCCCTTGCTGGCAACTAGGATCTTTTGACTTTTGTTTTTGTAGTTTTGTTTTAGCCATAAATTTGTAGCTTGCGTTGGGATCGTGCAGACTAGGTATTCACACTCCAAAGCTTCATCCAAGCTTACAAAATTTGGCATCTCTCTTGGCGTTCTTGAGCTGATGACACACTCGTTATTCTCACTAAATGCGTGAAACAGCGCACTGCCCCACTTGCCAGCTCCGATGACTGCTATGCTCATTTTAGCCCTTTTTTAGCCTATTTTGGCCTTTAAAAGCTCATTGACCTTGCCTGGGTTAAAGGCACCCTTGCCCTCTTTCATCACCTGACCAACAAAGAAGCCAAACATCTTATCTTTGCCGTTTTTATACTCTTCTACTTTGTCGGCGTTTGCAGCCAAAATTTGATCTATGATCGCGATGATAGCTGAGTCGTCGCTCACTTGTTTTAAGCCAAGCTTTTCGATGACACTATCGACGTCCGCGTCATTTTCCATTAGGTAGTCTAGAACCTCTTTTGCAGCCTTGCCGCTTATCGTTCCATCTTCTATGCGCTTTAGTAAATTTATCATTTTAGCACTATTAACTGGGCTTGTCTCGATCGTTACGCCGTTATTTAAACGACCAAGAAGCTCAACTATGAG
This window of the Campylobacter concisus genome carries:
- a CDS encoding NAD(P)H-dependent glycerol-3-phosphate dehydrogenase; the encoded protein is MSIAVIGAGKWGSALFHAFSENNECVISSRTPREMPNFVSLDEALECEYLVCTIPTQATNLWLKQNYKNKSQKILVASKGIDTANLKFLNEIYEDFVDRENLAFLSGPTFAKEIMQKLPCALVVNSKNQNLASKFASFFPSYMKAYTSDDVIGAEVCGAYKNVIAIAGGICDGLGLGNNARASLISRGLVEMARFGKFFGAKDETFMGLSGAGDLFLTASSILSRNYRVGLGIARHERLEKILNELGEVAEGVDTARAISKIAKEKGIYVPIASEVENMLNGKDVFESVKSLLGRR
- a CDS encoding glycoside hydrolase family 3 protein, giving the protein MRAFKFILFVAIFALGLNGAEVSLRAKISQMIMVGFNGASTKDAAFRAMLSDAGYERFGGVMLLGRNVTNKAQLKSSIKAIKEKSPKIFIAIDEEGGNVSRMKDKSFDGPYPSAYEVASTLDIKSAYDLYSKMAINLKECGINLNFAPVVDLHDENSPIIAAKQRAFSEYASKVVIYADAFMDAFKEQGILTTLKHFPGHGSSKEDSHKNKSEVTLSKDALLPYKDAISTGRAQIIMVGHLFVKGIDEDNPATLSKKIITDLLRNELKFNGVVISDDMLMKGVGDEALAQKVLKFINAGGDILLFSEFKINNQRTADLVAQIIINAVNEKKISKERIDASYKRIMALKAKL